A DNA window from Undibacterium sp. YM2 contains the following coding sequences:
- a CDS encoding ABC transporter ATP-binding protein, with amino-acid sequence MLEIRNVTKTFGKKLTAVRDLSLNLGHGVIGLIGHNGAGKTTLMQMIATLTRPSSGSILFQGQDIVKKPQAIRQRLGFLPQDFGIYPNLTALEFMQYFAALKGVRDPARIRHLLEVVNLHEQAKRQASSFSGGMRRRLGIAQALLNDPDILIVDEPTAGLDPEERLRFRHLLSELGFKKLVIMSTHIVSDVESIASQLAIMRQGKLIAHATPDDILAQAHGQIWTADIASHEYETLRNKVHVLQSQKQGNQVSLRIAHPHQPCAGARHATPSLEEALMAQRYAVQELAA; translated from the coding sequence ATGCTGGAAATCAGGAATGTCACAAAAACCTTTGGTAAAAAACTGACTGCAGTCCGTGACTTGTCGCTCAATCTTGGTCACGGTGTGATCGGCCTGATAGGGCACAATGGCGCGGGCAAGACTACGCTCATGCAAATGATCGCAACCCTGACACGCCCCAGCAGCGGCAGCATACTTTTCCAGGGTCAGGACATCGTCAAGAAACCGCAGGCCATACGCCAGCGCCTGGGATTCCTGCCGCAGGATTTTGGCATTTACCCTAACCTGACAGCGCTGGAATTCATGCAATATTTTGCTGCTCTCAAGGGTGTGCGCGATCCAGCCAGGATCAGGCATTTGCTGGAAGTGGTGAATTTGCATGAACAGGCCAAACGTCAGGCATCAAGTTTCTCTGGCGGCATGCGACGGCGCCTGGGCATTGCCCAGGCCTTGCTGAATGATCCAGACATCCTCATCGTTGATGAACCAACCGCCGGGCTGGACCCGGAAGAACGCCTGCGCTTCCGCCATTTATTGAGTGAGCTGGGTTTCAAGAAGCTGGTGATCATGTCCACCCATATCGTCTCTGATGTAGAAAGCATCGCCAGTCAATTGGCCATCATGCGGCAGGGAAAACTGATCGCCCATGCAACGCCAGATGACATCCTGGCGCAGGCCCATGGACAAATCTGGACTGCCGACATTGCCAGCCATGAATATGAGACCTTGCGCAATAAAGTGCATGTATTGCAAAGCCAAAAACAGGGGAATCAAGTGAGCTTGCGTATTGCCCATCCACACCAGCCGTGTGCAGGTGCGCGCCATGCTACACCCAGCCTGGAAGAAGCCTTGATGGCACAACGCTATGCGGTACAGGAGCTGGCAGCATGA
- a CDS encoding M48 family metallopeptidase yields MSNGLSLKKDLAKILLYSLLSLFLIPAFTYWFSQHVENKQDEKFLSFVSQQIDTDSKLSAEEKFQQQEFFRLYPPSKICDSNIAEAASYRERVCARYSDNWQFIMAKKVSAWTIVGGVVLLISVLLLGAFAFLNEKAQYLSFVTGWRVLTLSCTAGTIAQGAMLMWLSFWVTAYFMNRYSIKLIGVAVIFVAIAVFYVIVSIFKRVNNNHQIQGELISEQAAPGLWQRIRDLAARLKTAAPDNIVAGIDANFFVTESPLNVSGRSLRGRSLFISIPLLRLLSQSEADAVLAHELAHFRGGDTANSAALGPKLAQYDQYCFEMRSAHVPTVFYLMCLYRMIFEIASARNSRDREFLADRIAAKVIAPAAVTYSLIKIAAYANYRNEIENQLFSRNERHGASVGIAQFVASGLHPYARSSAFIDTMKHASVPHPYDSHPKMTERMKNVGHVIAEADYGAIVTSVPAQTWAADIQIADEIEARLWTSYEEDFSQAHEHSLAYRYEPANEEEQALVLRYFPPVEFSLSEGKAIQVTYAGWILPDETEPLAWDRVDTYEYEDGMLSDTLTIKHPEKGMLGAKSTKVKLAGIKKVREEFKNVSGHYWHRHQVMRHQQALQ; encoded by the coding sequence ATGTCTAACGGATTGTCCCTCAAAAAAGATTTGGCAAAAATACTGCTGTATTCGCTGTTATCTCTATTCCTGATACCAGCATTTACTTACTGGTTTTCTCAACATGTGGAAAACAAACAGGATGAAAAATTTCTCAGTTTTGTATCACAGCAAATTGATACAGACAGCAAGCTGAGCGCTGAAGAGAAATTCCAGCAGCAAGAATTTTTCCGTCTGTACCCACCGTCTAAAATCTGTGACAGCAATATAGCCGAAGCCGCCAGTTACAGAGAACGTGTATGCGCACGCTATTCAGATAATTGGCAATTCATTATGGCCAAAAAAGTCTCGGCCTGGACCATTGTTGGTGGAGTGGTCTTGCTGATCAGTGTGCTCTTGCTCGGTGCTTTCGCCTTCCTCAATGAAAAAGCCCAGTACCTGAGTTTTGTCACAGGCTGGCGTGTGCTGACCTTGAGTTGCACTGCCGGGACAATCGCCCAGGGCGCGATGCTGATGTGGCTGTCGTTCTGGGTCACGGCGTATTTCATGAACCGCTATTCCATCAAGCTGATAGGCGTGGCCGTCATCTTTGTCGCAATTGCGGTGTTCTATGTCATCGTCAGCATCTTTAAACGTGTTAATAACAATCACCAGATCCAGGGTGAACTGATTTCTGAACAGGCAGCGCCGGGTTTGTGGCAACGCATACGTGACCTGGCGGCACGTTTGAAGACAGCAGCGCCAGATAATATCGTCGCAGGTATCGATGCCAATTTCTTTGTCACTGAATCCCCCTTGAATGTCAGCGGCAGGAGCTTGCGTGGACGCAGCCTGTTCATCAGCATCCCGCTGCTACGCCTGCTGAGTCAGTCAGAAGCGGATGCCGTGCTGGCACATGAGCTGGCACACTTCCGTGGTGGCGATACGGCAAACAGCGCTGCGCTGGGCCCCAAGCTGGCGCAATATGATCAATACTGTTTTGAGATGCGTAGCGCCCATGTGCCTACTGTGTTTTATCTGATGTGCCTGTATCGCATGATTTTTGAAATTGCCTCTGCGCGCAATAGCCGTGACCGTGAATTTCTGGCTGACCGCATCGCCGCCAAAGTGATTGCACCTGCAGCAGTCACTTATTCACTAATCAAGATTGCGGCTTATGCCAACTACAGGAACGAAATCGAAAACCAGCTGTTTTCACGTAATGAAAGACATGGTGCCAGTGTAGGGATAGCACAATTTGTGGCGTCAGGCCTACATCCATATGCGCGCTCGTCCGCTTTCATCGACACCATGAAACATGCGAGCGTGCCGCACCCCTACGACAGCCATCCCAAGATGACTGAGCGCATGAAGAACGTTGGCCATGTGATAGCCGAAGCTGATTACGGTGCCATCGTCACCAGCGTACCTGCACAAACCTGGGCAGCCGATATACAGATTGCCGACGAGATTGAAGCGCGTTTGTGGACCAGTTATGAAGAAGATTTTTCACAGGCACATGAACATAGCCTGGCCTATCGCTATGAGCCAGCCAATGAAGAAGAACAGGCACTGGTGTTGCGCTACTTCCCACCGGTGGAATTTTCCCTGAGCGAGGGCAAAGCCATACAAGTGACCTATGCGGGCTGGATCTTGCCCGATGAAACCGAGCCGCTGGCCTGGGACAGGGTAGATACCTATGAATATGAAGATGGCATGCTGTCGGACACACTGACCATCAAGCACCCGGAAAAAGGCATGCTGGGTGCCAAATCGACCAAGGTAAAGCTCGCCGGTATCAAGAAAGTGCGGGAAGAGTTCAAGAATGTCTCTGGCCATTACTGGCACAGGCATCAGGTCATGCGGCATCAACAGGCCTTGCAATAA
- a CDS encoding efflux RND transporter periplasmic adaptor subunit, whose amino-acid sequence MIRDTSGQDTVLAVNQGQKRKRVIIAGIATLVGVTGLVLLMSAWRSSSQSVSASRLRIATVSHGTLVRDASVNGRIVAAISPTLYSSAGGTVTLKANAGDTVKKGDIVAEIESPDLNDQLKREQSNTEQLEAEVARQQILAKKQKLIARRDADQAEIDRVAAQRAFQRIEAAGVVGVVAKNDFLKAQDAMRSTEIRSKHAAQAADLENEDVTLELKTKMSQLQRQRLALDFAKRRVDELKLRAPVDGIIGSLAISNRSVVAANTALMTLVDLSQLEVEVEIPESYMTDLGLGMKAEIMINNNKVMGTLTAISPEVVKNQILARVRFSGKQPEGLRQSQRVSARLLMEEKANVMILPRGPFVEADGGRFAYVVENGVAQRRPIKMGATSISAVEILSGLKDGDKVVISGTDTFESANSVSINN is encoded by the coding sequence ATGATAAGAGACACTTCAGGCCAGGATACTGTGTTGGCCGTCAATCAAGGACAAAAACGCAAGCGCGTCATCATTGCTGGCATCGCCACGCTGGTGGGCGTTACTGGCCTGGTATTACTGATGTCAGCCTGGCGTAGCAGCAGTCAGTCTGTCAGTGCATCACGCTTGCGCATCGCCACCGTCAGCCATGGCACCCTGGTTCGGGATGCCTCGGTGAATGGCCGTATCGTCGCTGCCATCAGCCCGACCTTGTATTCCAGCGCCGGTGGTACCGTGACCTTGAAAGCCAATGCGGGCGACACCGTCAAGAAAGGCGATATCGTCGCCGAGATAGAGTCCCCTGACCTCAACGACCAGCTCAAACGCGAACAATCAAATACCGAGCAACTGGAAGCAGAAGTCGCCCGCCAGCAAATCCTCGCCAAGAAACAAAAACTGATCGCCAGACGTGATGCCGACCAGGCCGAGATAGACCGCGTAGCAGCCCAGCGCGCCTTCCAGCGCATAGAAGCAGCGGGCGTTGTTGGCGTGGTAGCCAAGAATGATTTCCTGAAAGCCCAGGATGCCATGCGATCTACCGAAATACGCTCCAAGCATGCAGCACAGGCAGCAGACCTGGAAAACGAAGATGTGACGCTGGAATTAAAAACCAAGATGAGCCAGTTGCAACGCCAGCGCCTCGCCCTGGACTTTGCCAAACGCCGTGTCGATGAATTGAAGTTGCGTGCACCTGTCGATGGCATCATCGGCAGCCTGGCGATTTCCAACCGCAGTGTTGTGGCCGCCAATACAGCCTTGATGACACTGGTTGATCTGTCGCAACTTGAAGTCGAAGTCGAAATCCCTGAGTCATATATGACCGACCTGGGCTTGGGCATGAAGGCAGAAATCATGATCAACAATAACAAGGTCATGGGCACCCTGACCGCCATCTCGCCAGAAGTGGTAAAGAACCAGATACTTGCCAGAGTGCGTTTCAGCGGCAAACAGCCTGAAGGCTTGCGTCAGAGCCAGCGCGTCTCAGCCCGTTTGCTGATGGAAGAAAAAGCTAACGTCATGATCCTGCCACGCGGCCCCTTTGTCGAAGCAGACGGTGGACGCTTTGCCTATGTCGTCGAAAACGGTGTTGCCCAGCGCCGCCCCATCAAAATGGGTGCAACCAGTATCTCTGCAGTAGAAATTCTCAGTGGCTTGAAAGACGGCGACAAAGTCGTGATATCGGGTACCGATACATTTGAAAGCGCGAACAGCGTTTCGATTAATAACTGA
- a CDS encoding ABC transporter ATP-binding protein, with the protein MLRMKNLSKVYRTHLIETHALRGFDIHVKEGEFVTVTGPSGSGKTTFLNIAGLLEEFNDGDYLLDGINVKGMNDNARTRLRNEKLGFIFQGFNLIPDLNLFDNVDVPLRYRGFNTAERKERIEDALAQVGLASRMKHYPAELSGGQQQRVAIARALAGSPKLLLADEPTGNLDTQMARSVMELLEEINAKGTTILMVTHDPELAVRAQRNVHIIDGQVSDLVRKVPSLYDAKADIASANEVDSSAVA; encoded by the coding sequence ATGTTACGCATGAAAAACCTCAGCAAAGTTTACCGTACGCATCTGATCGAAACCCATGCCCTGCGCGGCTTTGACATCCATGTCAAGGAAGGTGAATTCGTCACCGTGACCGGACCATCCGGTTCTGGCAAAACCACCTTCCTGAACATTGCCGGTTTGCTGGAAGAATTCAATGATGGTGATTATCTGCTCGATGGCATCAATGTCAAAGGCATGAACGACAATGCCCGCACCCGTTTGCGAAATGAAAAATTGGGGTTCATTTTCCAGGGTTTCAACCTCATCCCTGACCTGAACCTGTTCGACAATGTCGATGTACCTTTGCGCTATCGCGGCTTCAATACGGCTGAACGCAAGGAACGCATAGAAGATGCACTGGCACAGGTTGGCCTGGCTTCACGCATGAAACATTATCCGGCTGAATTGTCTGGTGGTCAGCAACAACGCGTGGCGATTGCCCGCGCGCTGGCAGGCTCACCAAAATTGCTGCTGGCCGATGAACCTACCGGTAACCTCGATACCCAGATGGCACGTAGCGTCATGGAATTACTGGAAGAAATCAATGCCAAGGGCACAACCATCCTGATGGTAACGCATGACCCTGAACTGGCAGTACGGGCCCAGCGCAATGTGCATATCATTGACGGACAGGTCAGTGATCTGGTGCGCAAGGTGCCCTCACTTTACGATGCCAAGGCCGATATTGCATCTGCCAATGAAGTTGACAGTTCGGCAGTCGCCTGA